A genome region from Columba livia isolate bColLiv1 breed racing homer chromosome 2, bColLiv1.pat.W.v2, whole genome shotgun sequence includes the following:
- the PPP1R16A gene encoding protein phosphatase 1 regulatory subunit 16A isoform X2, producing MAEHAELLAEMAAVARLSTPERLKHAQKRRAQQLKKWAQLEKEPPVGAERRRKRRKSGGRSRTVTFPDSVRLLEAAARRDAEEVRQFLASGVSPDLCNEDGLTALHQCCIDDFGDVVTTLLDAGADVNARDSELWTPLHAAATCGHLRLVQQLIQCGADLLAVNSDGNMPYDLCEDEETLDCIETAMAEQGITQEKIEAARGATEREMLREIRRLLRAGGDLDAPRGHGATLLHIAAANGYVEAAELLLEHRAGVAAQDRDGWQPLHAAACWGQVPLLELLVAHGADLNAKSLLDETPLDVCGDDEVRAKLLELKHKHAAVMKSHDRTKSLLQRRTSSAGSRGKVVRRASLSERTSLYRKEQQREAIVWQRAERRDSEDDERHDPPPQRNGAAGKPERGAGDAEKTPNTLADLKRHRAAAKMQHPPATGGTGNAGPPALVSAPGGDAGDPPLLRLTAPAEESPAEKRRCCKVM from the exons ATGGCCGAGCACGCGGAGCTGTTGGCCGAGATGGCGGCGGTGGCGCGGCTCAGCACCCCCGAGCGCCTCAAACACGCCCAAAAACGCCGGGCCCAGCAGCTGAAGAAATgggctcagctggagaaggaGCCGCCGGTGGGAGccgagaggaggaggaagaggaggaagagcgGCGGCCGCTCCAGGACGGTGACGTTTCCCGACAGCGTCCGGCTGTTGGAGGCGGCCGCCCGGCGCGACGCCGAGGAAG TCCGGCAGTTCCTGGCAAGCGGCGTCAGCCCCGATCTCTGCAACGAGGACGGTCTCACCGCGCTGCACCAG TGCTGCATCGACGACTTCGGTGACGTGGTGACGACGCTGCTGGACGCCGGCGCCGACGTCAACGCGCGGGACAGCGAGCTCTGGACGCCGCTCCACGCCGCCGCCACCTGCGGCCACCTCCGCCTGGTCCAGCAGCTCATCCAATG CGGCGCCGACCTCCTCGCCGTCAACTCGGACGGCAACATGCCCTACGACCTGTGCGAGGACGAGGAGACGCTGGACTGCATTGAGACGGCCATGGCGGAGCAGG GGATCACGCAGGAGAAGATCGAGGCCGCCCGCGGTGCCACGGAGCGCGAGATGCTGCGGGAGATCCGGCGCCTGCTGCGGGCGGGGGGCGACCTGGACGCGCCGCGGGGACACGGCGCCACGTTG CTCCACATCGCGGCAGCCAATGGTTACGTTGAGGCTgccgagctgctgctggagcaccgGGCCGGCGTCGCCGCGCAGGACCGCGATGGGTGGCAGCCGCTCCATGCCGCCgcgtgctggggacag GTGccgctgctggagctgctggtggctcACGGCGCCGACCTCAACGCCAAATCGCTGCTGGACGAGACGCCTCTGG ACGTCTGCGGCGACGACGAGGTCCGCGCCAAACTCTTGGAGCTGAAGCACAAACACGCCGCCGTCATGAAATCCCACGATAGAACCAAATCTCTCCTCCAGCGCCGCACGTCCAGCGCCGGCAGCCGCGG GAAGGTGGTTCGGCGCGCCAGCCTGTCGGAGCGCACCAGCCTTTACCGCAAGGAGCAGCAGCGCGAAGCCATCGTTTGGCAACGCGCCGAGCGCCGCGACAGCGAGGACGACGAGCGGCAC GACCCCCCGCCGCAGCGCAACGGCGCGGCCGGCAAACCGGAACGCGGCGCCGGCGACGCCGAGAAGACCCCCAATACCTTGGCTGACCTCAAACGGCACCGAGCGGCCGCCAAAATGCAGCACCCGCCCGCCACGGGGGGGACGGGGAACGCGGGACCCCCCGCCCTGGTGTCGGCGCCGGGGGGTGACGCCGGGGACCCCCCCTTGCTCCGGCTCACGGCTCCGGCTGAGGAGTCGCCGGCTGAGAAGCGCCGGTGCTGTAAGGTGATGTGA
- the PPP1R16A gene encoding protein phosphatase 1 regulatory subunit 16A isoform X1, producing the protein MAEHAELLAEMAAVARLSTPERLKHAQKRRAQQLKKWAQLEKEPPVGAERRRKRRKSGGRSRTVTFPDSVRLLEAAARRDAEEVRQFLASGVSPDLCNEDGLTALHQCCIDDFGDVVTTLLDAGADVNARDSELWTPLHAAATCGHLRLVQQLIQCGADLLAVNSDGNMPYDLCEDEETLDCIETAMAEQVSPLSPRCPLCHLYGPFVTFMFRLSPLCPFCHHHVLFVTSVSPLSPRCPLCHLRVPFVTLVSPLSPQCPTCHLHVPLSPQCPLCHTNAPFVTSMFSLSPRCPRCHLDVPFVTLVSPLSPLCPFCQLHVLFVISVSPFVTSVSLLSPQCPLCHLYVPFVTSMSRLSPRCPLCHLYVPFVTSMSRLSPRCPLCHLNAPFVTSMFSLSSLCPLCHLSVPFVTSVSPFSPQCPFCHLGVPFVTSMSPLSPPCLFCHLHVPFVTSMSPLSPPCPLCHLGVPFVTLVSPLSPWCPCCHLDVPLVTSMFPLSPLCPVCHPSVPFVTSVFPFVPLVSPLSRRCPLCHLDVPFCHLDVPFVTLVSPLSPWYPVCHPGVLFVTSMSPLSPRCPLCHVGVPFVTLIFPLSTPCPVCHLSVPFVTLVSCLSPWCPHCHLHVPFVTSMSLLLPPCPVCHLRVPFVTSVSRLSPQCPLCHLHVPFVTLVSPLSPQCPPCHLHVPFVTSMSRLSPPCPLCHLMSPLSPRCPLCHLSVPFVTSVSLLSPWCPLCHLHVPFVTLVSPLSPPCPLCHLMSPLSSWCPHCHLGVPFVTSVSLLSPQCPLCHLHVPFVTLVSPLSPQCPPCHLSVPFVTLVSPLSPRCPLCHLHVPFVTSVSPLSPQCSLCHLNVLFVISVSPLSPQCPLFHLSVPFVTLMSPLSPPCPFCHLGVPFVTSMSLLSPWCPLCHLNVPFVTLVSPLSPWCPHCHLGVPIVTLVSRLSPWCPVCNFYVPIVASMSPLSRRCPVCHLDIPFVNSVSRLSPQCPLCHLGVLFVTLVSPLSPPCPLCHLMSPLSSWCPHCHLGVPFVTSVSLLSPQCPLCHLYGPFVTFVSPLSPQCPLCHLGVPLVTSVSPLSPRCPLCHLSVPFVTSVSPFSP; encoded by the exons ATGGCCGAGCACGCGGAGCTGTTGGCCGAGATGGCGGCGGTGGCGCGGCTCAGCACCCCCGAGCGCCTCAAACACGCCCAAAAACGCCGGGCCCAGCAGCTGAAGAAATgggctcagctggagaaggaGCCGCCGGTGGGAGccgagaggaggaggaagaggaggaagagcgGCGGCCGCTCCAGGACGGTGACGTTTCCCGACAGCGTCCGGCTGTTGGAGGCGGCCGCCCGGCGCGACGCCGAGGAAG TCCGGCAGTTCCTGGCAAGCGGCGTCAGCCCCGATCTCTGCAACGAGGACGGTCTCACCGCGCTGCACCAG TGCTGCATCGACGACTTCGGTGACGTGGTGACGACGCTGCTGGACGCCGGCGCCGACGTCAACGCGCGGGACAGCGAGCTCTGGACGCCGCTCCACGCCGCCGCCACCTGCGGCCACCTCCGCCTGGTCCAGCAGCTCATCCAATG CGGCGCCGACCTCCTCGCCGTCAACTCGGACGGCAACATGCCCTACGACCTGTGCGAGGACGAGGAGACGCTGGACTGCATTGAGACGGCCATGGCGGAGCAGG TATCCCCCTTGTCACCTCGGTGTCCCCTTTGTCACCTCTATGGCCCCTTTGTCACCTTCATGTTCCGTTTGTCACCTCTATGTCCCTTTTGTCACCACCATGTCCTGTTTGTCACCTCGGTGTCCCCTTTGTCACCTCGATGTCCCCTTTGTCACCTCCGTGTCCCCTTTGTCACTCTGGTGTCCCCTTTGTCACCTCAGTGTCCCACttgtcacctccatgtcccgTTGTCACCTCAGTGTCCCCTTTGTCACACCAATGCTCCCTTTGTTACCTCAATGTTCTCTTTGTCACCTCGGTGTCCCCGTTGTCACCTCGATGTCCCTTTTGTCACCTTGGTATCCCCTTTGTCACCTCTATGTCCCTTTTGTCAGCTCCATGTCCTGTTTGTCATCTCAGTGTCCCCTTTTGTCACCTCAGTGTCCCTTTTGTCACCTCAGTGTCCCCTTTGTCACCTCTATGTCCCTtttgtcacctccatgtcccgTTTGTCACCTCGGTGTCCCCTTTGTCACCTCTATGTCCCTtttgtcacctccatgtcccgTTTGTCACCTCGGTGTCCCCTTTGTCACCTCAATGCTCCCTTTGTCACCTCAATGTTCTCTTTGTCATCTCTGTGTCCCCTTTGTCACCTCAGTGTCCCCTTTGTCACCTCAGTGTCCCCTTTTTCACCTCAGTGTCCCTTTTGTCACCTTGGTGTCCCctttgtcacctccatgtcccctttgtcacctccatgtctcttttgtcacctccatgtcccgtttgtcacctccatgtcccctttgtcacctccatgtccccTTTGTCACCTTGGTGTCCCCTTTGTCACCCTGGTGTCCCCTTTGTCACCCTGGTGTCCCTGTTGTCACCTCGATGTCCCCCTTGTCACCTCGATGTTCCCTTTGTCACCTCTGTGTCCCGTTTGTCACCCTAGTGTCCCCTTTGTCACCTCAGTGTTCCCTTTTGTCCCCTTGGTGTCCCCTTTGTCACGTCGGTGTCCCCTTTGTCACCTTGATGTTCCCTTTTGTCACCTCGATGTCCCGTTTGtcaccctggtgtccccattgtcacccTGGTATCCCGTTTGTCACCCTGGTGTCCTGTTTGTAACTTCTATGTCCCCATTGTCGCCTCGATGTCCCCTTTGTCACGTCGGTGTCCCGTTTGTCACCTTGATATTCCCTTTGTCAACTCCGTGTCCCGTTTGTCACCTCAGTGTCCCCTTTGTCACCTTGGTGTCTTGTCTGtcaccctggtgtccccattgtcacctccatgtccccTTTGTCACCTCTATGTCCCTTTTGTTACCTCCGTGTCCCGTTTGCCACCTCCGTGTCCCGTTTGTCACCTCGGTGTCCCGTTTGTCACCTCAGTGTCCCctttgtcacctccatgtcccctttgtcaccctggtgtcccctttgtcacctcagtgtcccccttgtcacctccatgtcccgtttgtcacctccatgtcccgtttgtcacctccatgtccccTTTGTCACCTCATGTCCCCTTTGTCACCTCGGTGTCCCCTTTGTCACCTCAGTGTCCCCTTTGTCACCTCAGTGTCCCTTTTGTCACCTTGGTGTCCCctttgtcacctccatgtccctTTTGTCACCTTGGTGTCCCCCttgtcacctccatgtcccctttgtcacctcatgtccccattgtcatcttggtgtccccattgtcacctcggtgtcccctttgtcacctcagtgtcccttttgtcacctcagtgtcccctttgtcacctccatgtccccTTTGTCACCCTGGTGTCCCCTTTGTCACCTCAGTGTCCCCCTTGTCACCTCAGTGTCCCTTTTGTCACCTTGGTGTCCCCTTTGTCACCTCGGTGTCCCctttgtcacctccatgtcccgTTTGTCACCTCGGTGTCCCCTTTGTCACCTCAATGCTCCCTTTGTCACCTCAATGTTCTCTTTGTCATCTCTGTGTCCCCTTTGTCACCTCAGTGTCCCCTTTTTCACCTCAGTGTCCCTTTTGTCACCTTGATGTCCCctttgtcacctccatgtccctTTTGTCACCTTGGTGTCCCTtttgtcacctccatgtccctTTTGTCACCTTGGTGTCCCCTTTGTCACCTCAATGTCCCCTTTGTCACCCTGGTGTCCCCTTTGtcaccctggtgtccccattgtcacctcggtgtccccattgtcacccTGGTATCCCGTTTGTCACCCTGGTGTCCTGTTTGTAACTTCTATGTCCCCATTGTCGCCTCGATGTCCCCTTTGTCACGTCGGTGTCCCGTTTGTCACCTTGATATTCCCTTTGTCAACTCCGTGTCCCGTTTGTCACCTCAGTGTCCCCTTTGTCACCTTGGTGTCTTGTTTGtcaccctggtgtccccattgtcacctccatgtcccctttgtcacctcatgtccccattgtcatcttggtgtccccattgtcacctCGGTGTCCCCTTTGTCACCTCAGTGTCCCTTTTGTCACCTCAGTGTCCCCTTTGTCACCTCTATGGCCCCTTTGTCACCTTTGTGTCCCCTTTGTCACCTCAGTGTCCCCTTTGTCACCTCGGTGTCCCCCTTGTCACCTCGGTGTCCCCTTTGTCACCTCGGTGTCCCCTTTGTCACCTCAGTGTCCCTTTTGTCACCTCAGTGTCCCCTTTTTCACCTTGA